TTTCGGGACCTGAGCATGTACGTATGTTTGCTTGGTGCATGCAAGTGCAGCAGATCATGGTCaaatgaataatcttatgatcatTGGAATGTTGAAATTAACTAAGGACATGTTCGGTTTGGTAAGAATCTGCTGGGATTGGGGTTTTGGAACTACGAGCATGTTCGATTGAGCTAAATTCCCTGTCAATCTCGCTAACACCTGCGAAACTGAACAAACCCTAAATGGGGTGCATGGATTGTGTAGGTGTTTCACACTTGTTTGACTCAAAATAATCCCATTTCTAGtactgcacacacacacacacacacatgcgcgcgcacacacacacacgtgtGCGGCATACATACATGCATGTCCATATATGCAGCCGCACTAGCTAAAAAAAGTTGATGTATGAGAGGTACTCATGGTGGGAGTAGCATGCAGGCCGGCCGGCTAGAGCAGCGGAATGGACTCAATTAGTTGACTAATTAATCAATGAAGAACATACGGGGAGACAACCTAACAGATAACAGGCAATCGATGACTTACAAAACGACAACTCCCCACAGATAGATAGATGCTGCTTTCGGGAACCTGCACCATATACGTTGTTAAGTTACTAGACAGATTAATTAAGAGTAGCTGCTAGTATCATCCATGCAAGCTAAAATGATGGCCAATTAGGTCAAAAGCGTCTTGCAACTTGCATGTTCTTGCCCATTTTCTTAGCTCCTTATTGTCGTTTAGCGCCGAAAATGGCGACCAGCGAGAGAAAGAAGTTTGAATTTAAAGCGGCAACTATACATGCTCATATCCGGGGTCGAAACATAGAAAAAGACCCCGGCATATTTTTATAGGAGTGAGAAACACGGTTGAAATATCTGCTCCCTGTGGTGGGGGATCGAACCCGGCTGGCCTAGAACACAGGACTATGTCCCTACCACTGAGCGACACTCAGTTATTCCCGGGGCCTATGATCGAATATAGATACACAAACACACTCTCTGAGATGGAAATAAACATTTCACCAATTTTATTTAGCGCGTTTTTCATGTGCAGAAGTCCAAGTGTTTTACTTAAGATACTATACATCCTGTGTAAAATAAAGTAAAAGGGGATTAAACAATCCCACTTTTCTTCCCCTTTTCCCATTTTTTTGCGAATATTCTTCCCTTTTTCCTTCCACAAGCTAACTCACGTATACAATCCCTGATGGTGAGTTGTCGCACTAGCTATGAATGGATCATGTATATCTTAATCAGATTACCTCAACAAGCATAATAGGATTTCCAATATATAGGCGAGAGGTAGGTAGTACCACACTTTCATCGTTTTCCCCATGGTCTTTGCTCTTTGGTGGTGAAACGAGCTGATTGCTCTTTCGCATTGCACTTTCACTTTTGACAAAAGCACGTTTGAAAAGAGGATATAAAGCATGTCTCTATTAAGTTACCACTAGAGCGCTGCCACTTATTCTTTGCACACCAGTGTCAAAAAGCACAAGTAAAAGCGTGCTTGTCTCTCGTCGTGCATACGTGCATGCACTTGTTTTAGTTACTAGCGCAATGCCACTTAGACCTGCATCCATAGATAGCTGTAGCTAGATTCTACCGCACTTTCTTCTTAGCCAGTGGCCACGCATCATTCTGAAAACACACGAGCCTTTTCTGATAATTCAGTACACTACTTAGGGCATCTCTAAATTGGACCCTCTCGAACTGCCCACCACCATCCAGATCGTGTGGTCCGGACTTGTTTTGTGATCTAACGCGGGCCTGTATTCGTCCACTGAGCCATTTGGACATCCTTCTTCCCGCAAACTGAAAGAAAACTAGGTGGCATTACAGCGGTCCGGACAGTAGCCACGTAGGGCTCCGACACCACCGGCCCACCCAAAACCCATCCCGGATCCCGTATCTCCATCCTTCCCTCTTTCTATGCATCCATTTTCCCGCTCGCCGACGCCACCGCAACACCTCCCAGGCCTTCTGCCAAACGCTTCCCGAAGCTCCGTGACCTCCACCGCTACACCCTGGTTCCCATGCCGCTTTTCCTTTGCCGCCGGTCCACACCTCTCCTCCGTTCGCCGCGCAGTCCGCCCCTACGGTACCCACCACGCCCAACAAGTCTTTGGTGAAATGCCCGTGCTAATATTTTTACCCTTCTTCTTTGAAGCAATGAATTCGAATATGGAGTACACATATGAGCACTACATTGTGTCATCCGACGAGGAGGATTACGTGAACGAGATGGCGATGATGTAGGCGGTCCTGGCAGGCGTGGGGCATGCAGAACGTCATGTTATCAATTTAAAGAGATCGATCATGGGTCATCGAGTGCTCAGTCAGAAGAGGGCACACAACCTTTTGACTCTGATGGATGATTACTTTGCTTGTGATGCTCTATTCGCTGACAATTTTCACCGGCGCTTTCGGATGCGAAAAATGTCTTTGATTGTCTCTACTATGGCGTCTGGTACTTTGATTACTACTTCATCTTGAAGAAGGACATTGTTGGAAGGATTAGATTATCTGGTTATGAGAAGTGCATGGAGGCATTGCAGATGCTCTTTTGCATATGATAGGGCCACTGACTTGTGCGACGAGTACATACATATGTCTGAGAGCACATGCGGAGACAACATGGTCAGATTTGCTACTGCCGTGGTCTCGGTGATTGGATCTCAGTACTTGAGACAACAAATTGTGACCAACACCGACATGATCTTGGCAATGCCCGATGCAAGAGGGTGGCCAGGTTTGCTTGGATCTCTTGATTGCATGCATTGGCGATGGAAGACCTGCCGAAAAGCTCTACAAGGGCAACACAAGGGTCATGTCAAAAATCCCACCATCATTCTTAAAGCAGTGGCGTAACTTGATTTCtggatttggcatgctttctttggTATGCCCAggtctcacaatgacatcaatcTGCTGCAGCTAACTTTATTGTTTGCTAGGCCGACTGAAGGGAAAGCTCCTTCTTGCAACTATATTGTCACTGGCCATGAATACATCATGGGTTACTATCTGGCTGACGGTATCTCCTCCTTGGGCTACTTTTGTCAAGACTATCTCTGAGCCACTTGGTCAGAAAAAAGGTCTTAATTTGCCTAAAGACAAGAAGCAGCTAGAAAGAATGTTAGGAAGGCATTCGGAGGTCTCCATGCCCGTTTTGCAATTGTACATGGACCTGCTAAACAATGGGTCCAGAGACCTTGTGGGAGATGATGACatgttgtgtgatcatgcacaacatgatcgtggAGGATGAGGGTAATGACGCTGCCTCAGCTCTTGAATTTGAGAACATGGTGATCCTAACAAACTTCGAGAGCAGAATCCATGTTTGATGAGATTGTTCAAATGCACCAACAAATTCGGCATCGAGCAACTCATGAGCAATTGAAGGAAGATCTGATTGAGCATCTCTGGGCGGTTAAAGAGGAAAACTAGTACATATGTGCTAGTTGAATTCAAATTTAAGCTACTTTAATTTGAAAACAATGTTCGATTGTAATATTTAAACTAGAACTAGTACCACATTTGAACATTTTGAGATAAACTACAATTTGATATGTAGTCATTTTGAGCTTGCGGGCTTTAAAACACAGAGAGGCAGATGTTTGCGGCTAGATTTAGATGGCCGGCTCACGTATTAGTATCCACAGACTGGTCCCCATCAGTCCGCAGACGGATGCGGTGTTCGGTTTGGGTGTCAGCTTTGGAGATTCCTTTATGTCCCCAAAATTATAAACTTACTTACAATAGTATTATGCATTATTTGTAGTCATGTTATGCATACAAATTTTAGTCAAAAGGGGTGTCTCAAATCTCTTTCGCCGATCCGCTTTACATTACGAAATGAGTTGGCACTACAagtattcttcttcttctagggAGCAAAGCACGAGTCAAAAGAAGTAAAGCGTGTCTCGTCTTTTCACACACACAAATATACATGGTCGGTCTCTAGGACACCAGACATTTAGCTACTAACTCCACCACTGATCACCAAAGTGTCACACCAAATGAGTTGCTTAATTTCCACGAATCCGCGTAGTACTGGTACTAAGCTAAAAGGAGCCGATCAAAGTTGGCACgcatctatatctataccaatataaaaagcTCCAAAGGGACAGATCCAATCCATCTCAACCGTCAAATCATGTGATCTAGCGGTTCAAATCGCTTCAATGTTGAGCACCAAACACGTTTAACACTCTAATTATTCACCCATACCATTGGTTATAAACATGTTTAGACTCAACACCATCCTATGAAATCTGCCATGTAATTAATATCTTACCATTCCCGCGAAGAAAGCAATTAATATCTTACCAAATATCAATGTGCCACAAATATACCTTATTTAATATAACGTGCCACTAATATCCTACCTAATACGTGCAATGCACATAATTACTAGTGCACGAAGAAACACCCCAAAGTGGCATGCACGCCCGCCACTAATCTGTGGTCCCGGCGTTACCTGTCCGCCGGCCGACCCTCTCCTTCCACCACCACGGTCACTTCCATGGCCCCTCCACCCTATAAAACACCAAGCAGAGTATCGCAGACTCGCACGGCCAGAGACCAGAGTCAAAGCTAAGCTAAGATACAGAGTCCTCAGTCGAGAGCATACAGCGCACCATAGCAGCAGCAAAAGCCACACCATGCGCGCTCCGCCGAGTCTCCTTCACCGGACGGCCCTTGCGGCACCTGGCACCGGCCAGACATCGTTATCGTCATCGCctcagcagcaggagcagacggCGCCTGTGATGCCGGTGAACTCGGACATGGTGGTTATCCTGGCGTCGCTCCTATGCGCGCTCGTGTGCGTCCTTGGCCTGGCCCTCGTCTCCCGGTGCGCATGTCGGCGACGCCGCTCCGCCTCATCCTCCGACCACTCTCCGCCGCCGCCCAAGGGCCTCAAGAAGAAGGCCATCGATGCGCTTCCTACCGTTTCCTTTGCCGCCACCGCTTCTCCGAAACCAGCGGGGTGCTCGTCCTCTGAGTGCGCGATTTGCCTGGCGGAGTTTACGGAAGGGGAGGGCCTGCGGGTGCTCCCGCGGTGCGGCCACCGCTTCCATGTTGCATGCGTCGACGCCTGGCTTCGGACCTGCGCCACGTGCCCCTCCTGCCGTGCCCCCATCATCGTTTCCGTGCCCGTACAGCCGCCGGCGACACCCACGGTGGTGGTTGTAGTGGCGGCACACAATAGATGCGGGAGGTGCGGTGAGGTGGCGGCGCCGGCTGGCGGTGAAGATAGCACCACGGTCTTGccttaactagcaagatgcccatgcgttgcacggaacttcaagatgcatttgtatgaatAGTTTATTTTGCGGGAGAAAATAATGAATTAGAAGACCTTATTTGCAAaggtggagaggggtgtgggtatctttttgcaaaattgtcatagtttccttcctatccatcagatataaatcggacggcctatattgcaggatggcagacacaccatatcatcaccaactctgttttttttataagagtagagattagtttattttatttatttttcctttttttcttttgttttgctagTTAGGCTGAGTAATTCAATAAGACGTCTTAGTTAGTTGTGTATTTATTATCAGCCGGTAATTAATTATTCAGGTACGTTGTACACTGTTTTTGTGCTTCATTTTGTTTAATTCTTCTGCTGTTTTGGTAGCCAAGTAGCCTGTTCGTCGATCCAATGCATTGGAATAGCTCAATTTTGTAGCTTGGCTGTGAAGTGTATACACTTTTGTTCATTGTTTGATACCGATGTGACGAACTAAAGGGTGTATATGTTCTAAATAAAAACCAAAGCGTGTTTGTTAAAGTTTTCCTTTATGCGGCAGCCATCTCTTTCTTTGTAATACTACCTCTATACCAAAATATAAGATGTCTTTTAAGGCTAATCTAACCTATAAAAAAGTCTTATATTTTGATACGAAGGGAGCATAGAACAAATCATTGGGCATAAATCGAGTGTGACAATAGCTTACATTTGTCTGTGTGGGTAGCAGCGGCAAAGAATCTATTGTTTGTTGTCAATTCTTTTGTTTTCATCTGGTCCCTGACCGCATGCAGCCAATTAAGCTTTTAGTCTCCATCAGAATCAATCCCCCCATTGATTGAAGCAAACAGGCACAATACCAGCTCGactgatggagatcaaggtgccaACTGTAAGAACAACTCCTCACATCtactttttttgttgttgttcctGCATGAATAGGCTTTGATGCTTGTCAAATTTCATGTCCTCGCCGGAAATGTGGATGCCATCTCCATCTACGTGGCAGCTTTATATATTTTTTGGGAAGAAAAGAAATTCCACACCCGATAATGATCCACCAGACCAGGAGTCGTCAGTCCCAAAGAGCTGAATAGCACAAGCTCGGTGTTGACCAGGTGACCACACACTTGGACGGTGATGTGTCTGTATGCCATTTATTCTCTACAACACACACGCCCGCACGCACAGGCACaggcacacgcacacgcacacgcacacgcacaagCCCCAAATTGATATCTAAAGAAGTTCAACCAAAACTCTAAACAGGCACTAGTAGAAACAGaagcttccatacgcccccattagtttctaaaataatcgaaccgcgaccaaagaggtctttagtcgcggttcgggaggagacccgcgaccaactatctgggcccagcgcgctcggtcgacagctggcgcacgggaggggctttagtcccggttggcctggccaaccgggactaaaggtcctcaggctggcccgaaggcctttagttgcggttggccaggccaaccgggactaaaggcccatccctatatataggactcagctcacttcacttagccacaattcagaagggggtggtgggtttgcttttggttcctcctatgcacacaaggtgttcgatgaaatgcccgagagcatgaaacaaacatgatatgaagtgtccgagccacacttgagctttctcatttatttttcctccgcgatcgcggttagcaacttgaacctttcatgtgtcattgataaaatatgcatgtgtgtagttcattgtttaatttgtattatttctagctagttagtttaacaaatgcatgatggttaattatatactttatataataataatgcagatgaatcggcaatggatgtacggtccccgactctccggcgagttcactacgggtttgaaagatttcctcgtagtggcaaatgcgaacaagcagcgaggttttattatctgtccatctgctgtctgtaagaatcagaagggttactcctcctcaagagacgcatgcgaagctataattgttggaccaagcatggagaaagaggggttagaatgaaagaagatgaagaaggggatgatatcgatgacaactatcatgatcatttcggtgatacttttatggaggatgatgctgaaggtggggaagggttaggtgaaggtgaagaagaggcacatgatgagcccgctgatgatcttggtcggaccattgctgatgcacggagacgctcgaaactgacaaggagagggagaatttggatcgcatgttagaggatcacaaaaagtcgttgtacccaggatgcgataatagtctgaaaaagctgggctgcacactggatttgctaaaatggaaggcacaggaaggtgtagctgactcatcatttgaaaatttgctgaaaatgttgaagaatatgtttccgaagaataacgagttgcccgccagtacgtacgaagcaaagaaggttgtctgccctctaggtttagaggttctgaagatacatgcatgcattaacgactgcatcctctaccgcggtgaatacgagaatttgaatgaatgccctgtatgcactgcattgcgttataagatcagaggcgatgaccctggtgacgatgttgagggcgagaaacccaggaagagggttcccgccaaggtgatgtggtatgctcctataataccacggttgaaacgtctgttcaggaacaaaaagcatgccaagtcgttgcgatggcacaaagaggaccgtaagtccgacggggagttgagacacaccgctgatggaacgcaatggagaaagatcgacagagtgttcaaagattttgcagctgacgcaaggaacataagatttggtctaagtactgatggcatgaatccttttggcgagtagagctccagccatagcacctggcccgtgactctatgcatctacaaccttcctccttggttgtgcatgaagcggaagttcattatgatgccagtgctcatccaaggtccaaagcaacccgggaacgacatcgatgtgtacctaaggccattagttgatgaacttttacagttgtggagcagacctggtgtacgtgtctgggatgagcacaaagaagaggaatttgacctacgagcgttgctttttgtaaccatcaacgattggcctgctctcagtaacctttcgggacagacaaataagggatacaatgcatgcacgcactgcttacatgagactgaaagtgtacgttagggtaattgtaagaagaacgtgtacctgggtcatcgtcgatttcttccccgaaatcataacgtaagaaagaaaggcaagcatttcaacggcaaggcagatcaccggccgaatcctgcagaacgtactggtgctgagatatttgatatggtcaaggatttgaaagtcatctttggaaagggtcctggcggacaatcagttccgcggggagttgacgggcacgcacccatgtggaagaagaaatctatattttgggagctagaatattggaaagtcctagatgtccgctctgcaatcgacgtgatgcatgttacgaagaatatttgcgtgaacctgctaagcttcttgggcgtgtatgggaagacaaatgatacaaaggaagcacggcaggaccagcaacttttgaaagacccagatgaccggtatccggaatggtttcaaggtcgtgccagctacgctcttaccaaagaagagaaggtcatttttttgaatgcctgagcagtatgaaggtcccgtctggcttctcgtcgaatataaagggaataataaacatggcggacaaaaagttcctaaacctgaagtctcacgactgccacgtgattatgacgcaattgcttccgattgctttgagggggctcctaccggaaaatgttcgagtagacattgtgaagctatgtgcattcctcaatgcaatctctcagaaggtaatcaatccagaagatctaccacggttacagaacgatgtggtccaatgccttgtcagtttcgagttggtgttcccaccatccttcttcgatattatgacgcacctcctgctccacctaggcgaagagatttccattctcggtcctgtatttctacacaatatgttcccctttgagaggttcatgggagtattaaagaaatatgttcgtaaccgtgctaggccagaaggaagcatcgtcaagggctatggaaatgaggaggtaattgagttctgtattgactatgttcctgaccttaagccgattggtattcctcaatcgcggcacgaggggagactaagtggaaaaggcacgatcggaaggaaatcaatgatatgtatggacggtcattctatgactgaagcacaccacacagttctgcaaaattccagcttggtggctccgtacttcgagcaacacaagaatattttacgctcggacaacccggggaagcctgaatcctggattagaaaggcccacatggagactttcggcagttggttgcaaaaacatttaatgaatgacaatgatgttggagatcagctgtacatgttggccaagacaccatcttcgactataacgactttccaagggtacgagataaatgggaatacattttacaccatcgcccaagataaaaagagcaccaaccaaaacagtggtgtccgctttgatgcagcaaccgagaatgggcaaaaggtcacatattatggttacatagaggagatatg
This sequence is a window from Aegilops tauschii subsp. strangulata cultivar AL8/78 chromosome 7, Aet v6.0, whole genome shotgun sequence. Protein-coding genes within it:
- the LOC109749919 gene encoding probable E3 ubiquitin-protein ligase ATL44; this translates as MRAPPSLLHRTALAAPGTGQTSLSSSPQQQEQTAPVMPVNSDMVVILASLLCALVCVLGLALVSRCACRRRRSASSSDHSPPPPKGLKKKAIDALPTVSFAATASPKPAGCSSSECAICLAEFTEGEGLRVLPRCGHRFHVACVDAWLRTCATCPSCRAPIIVSVPVQPPATPTVVVVVAAHNRCGRCGEVAAPAGGEDSTTVLP